In Parasteatoda tepidariorum isolate YZ-2023 chromosome 8, CAS_Ptep_4.0, whole genome shotgun sequence, the DNA window AGAAGACAGTTAACAAATCAACTACTCACTACTCAAGCCCGTTCATCGGAAACATCAGAGCAACGGGAAGCAAGAATGAAATCTGATCGAGAATGCACTACTCAAGCCCGTTCGTCGGAAACATCAGAGCAACGGGATGCAAGAATGAAAACCAATCAAGAACGCACTTCGCTACTCAGATGCTGCCAATACTCTGATTTGAATCTCAGTGCATTTCACTACGATCCGACAACCAACTATAGATTACACCCAAGCGTCATCATTGGAAAAATGGATcaattatgtatgttttgtagtgctctcaaatttaagaatgaaacagCTGGAATTTGCTGTTCTGGAGGCAAAGTGTAGCTACCAGATTTAACGTCGCCGGCCAAGCCATTATCAACGTTGTTATCGGGTCAAACAAATCAATAGAAACTTTTCTTGAGGAATATATATCAGTACATTCGTGTTTCCAAATGACTTCATTCGGTGCAACAAGTATCAGTGGGCATATGGGCAGCCAgagttatttattacattccCATGCAATCCTGCTTGAGCTAAAATTAAAGAGCTTTAGTAACTTGAGCAAACATCATCGGATCTTCATGGTGCATTACCGCACGtgagttaaaacaaatattaagctCTATACTTGGTTTTATTgcgaaaaatcatgtttttggaGAGACACGGTGTTTGATGTATTCTATTGAATGGCGGAAAAAGAGAATTGCCACATGATTTGGCTTATTGAAAAAATCACACCATGACAAATTGGTCAGCTCATATCAGCAGAAATATTCATGTCGCCACTGATCCAGACTTTTTTCAGATCATCatccaaaatatgtttcatggtCGGTGTGCATCACCATACATGTCTGTTTGAGAATGCACTAACGATATCATAGAGAATTAATTGTTGAGACTATCACTGgttttttcaccattaaataaaattctcatttcaaatcataatcacaaatctcatttacacacttaaatacaaaatttaaattcaagctgaaagcgttgcaacgcacgcagggtacagctagtaaaaaattaaaaaaagtatatagaaaaataatataaatataaataaaaatatcaaatataaataaaaatatcaaatataatataaatataaataaaaatatcaaatatagtataaatataaatgaaaaatttgaatttcttgtgAGTCATGTAAGTGATTTAAACtattggaaattaaataaaatgaattcaaaacacATAGTTCTTAAAAGTATTGGTATAAGAGCGTAATAATCAGTGTAAGGAATAGGACGGATCCACTTATTCTTTTACCTCACAGATTACTATGCAGATTGGGAAGTGCCAAATAACATATAGCATGGATAAAGAAAAGGGACCCGGACACagatataatcaaaaaatataaaaaaggaaaagaaaattaaggtGCCGAAACTTTTGTTCGTTTTCTCGACTAAACTACTGGGATCATATTTCCAGGTAGCAGTTCAATCTAGGTAAGAAAACCGAATTCGTAGAAAAAAGACGTATGTTTAGTTAGAGAAAGCGTGCTtttgtttatgattttataacttatattaagtTCCCGCAACAACCCGTTTTGAGAATAAAAGTCACGGATGTTAAGGCTCCACATTATTCGCaatcgcaacgctcgaatacgtCACCTGGGGAAAAGATCGGTGCCATGTTCTGATCCACTCCTTTGCTCTCCTCTcctcagttgtataggaatgtactacgatatttcccttttcttaatatttttcgtatttaactgtcaaaaatagtttttaaacatttctacgACGTtctcttttagaactatgttcaatgcagttttcagttccacatagtttcctaacttaaaagtttttaNATCGAACTTTAAGTTCTTGTATTTCGGTTTGCGAAGAACGATATTGAAACATCGATGAATGTCGTAACAATTCAGAGGAAAATTAGATGCTTCAGAAGTAAAATAACATATCGTGCAGTCATCAATACCTAATTGTACGACTGGTAAGTTGCAGCAAAACCCCACAACTTGAGTTTCttccaataaatttaattcggTAAAAAACTCCAGCAAACGGTTTGGTTCGCAGTCTAAGCTGATATCACCGTCTCAGTGAGTCGCGTTTTCTGCTCAAGTGTATGGATTTTGATTTTCCAAAATTTGCTTCTGCTGTCTACTTACAGAGGACGCAGCAAGCTGAGACGCTAATGTTGACTCTCTCACAGTGAACTCAGCCAGAGGGAACATGAATTTCAGAAAGAAGTCCTAAACAATGAACCATCTAGTATAGATTTGTCCCCCCCCCCCAGTAATTTTCACATCtcagataatttaaatactattactACTacttataataacaataatataaaagctGTGCTCATTTTTTTATGGGGATGATAAAGCAAAGGAGTGCTTGTGTTATTGATTTAAGCAACAGAAATAgcacaagatttttttttgtgactaCGACTAGTGTAACAGCAGAATATTTTGGGAACATTTGTTTTGAGGTttcttaattaaagtaaaataggaGCTGTCTCACTATTTACTGACTGCacacaatgaaaacttttaatttttggcatattagcagaaaaaaatttacaactcaTTCATCTAAGACACCGTATTGTAGCTATTCCTTAAattctttatagtttttttttcatgtttgacACAGTAAAGTTGAATCCAGCTCTTGTGTCATTAAGCTTTCACAATTTAATTCAATCTTAAATCTATAATTATACCAGTTTGAGCTGAACCGATGAAtcaataatcatattttaaatgaagaatgcATGGAGAAAATTTTCGTGTatggaaaattagaaaattcaaattagttaGTATCATTAGATATAAAGGCTGTGTTAGAATTCCTGTATCGGTAAGtccaaagcaaattttaaatcacaaattatggaattatagttttataaatcgCCTCATGCGTTTACTTTCCATTTATATAGAGAACATACATTTAACATACTTTCACTCAAATAACATATTTCCTTTTCCATACTAcagatttttaactaaaaaaataataaaaaaataaaaaaaatgttcaaatgtgTCGTACAGAATGTCCAAATGCTCAActagaaacttaaaaatgaagttcTTTTTTGTCCATTCTTACAGCTATCGAAGTCGCTAATGCGGCACCTTCATAGTTAGCAAAATTGCTTGGACGAAAAAATTGGAACTTTTTTTTGGGTAGTagtttttgaattatgtttCTGATATCAGCTTCATATTCTAAATATTGCCAAAACAatgatgattttataattacaactAAGTCGTTCGATGCAAATTTCGACATGAATGCTGCGAGGCAGATTGACTTTAGCTGTGCAGTTCGCTTTAGAATTATATCGATAACATAACATGCGATTTTAGCATCATCTACTGTGCCACAGACAGTTCCTCCAGGTAAAAGTACGAGCGCTTGATCGTCATTTTTATTGTTCACAAGATTTATAACATCTGTTAAAGACACACCTTTACTTTGTAATGACTCTATGTTTGCAGTTCTACAGTAGAGTAAATCGTGGTGCAATGAAAGTAATATTCGTTTAATCAATTCAAGAACTGAGTTCGGAAGTAATAACTGACCCATAGAACAGTGTTTTTCATAATTGTCATTTAGGTGTTCTGGTATTATGTCCCAATCATGGTTTGTTGAAATAAAGTCTATGGTCCCTAACTTCCCAAAATTCTTAAGATCGCAATCAATAAGCACTTTTCCTTCATTTGACTCAGATTTTCGCCATTTTTCAACTAACTTTCGATCTTCCCAATACAGAATATTGCAATCATCTTCAAAATTAACCAACATATCTATATTTCCATGGATGTACGCAGTGGAAATAAACGAGCTAGTGTTATTGCTCAAAATGGCTGCGAGATCGAACTTTAAGTTCTTGTATTTCGGTTTGCGAAGAACGATATTGAAACATCGATGAATGTCGTAACAATTCAGAGGAAAATTAGATGCTTCAGAAGTAAAATAACATATCGTGCAGTCATCAATACCTAATTGTACGACTGGTAAGTTGCAGCAAAACCCCACAACTTGAGTTTCttccaataaatttaattcggTAAAAAACTCCAGCAAACAATCGCTGatgtattcaaatattttaatgtaaggaGTTTTTTTGACATTCTCACTTAAAGGGTAAACTTGTGTTTTTGTTTCGGGGGAAAAACCAGGACTTATTTTAACTAGAGCCAAAACTAGATatcttttatctaaaaatataattacataatcGCCCTTTTCAAATCCATTAAAAAGTTCCGTGAAAAAGGTAACTCTCATTTCCATTGAAGTTCCTTGCATATCGGAATTTGGATCTTTCAAGCCATAATTCATTTCGTGTTCAAGTAACTGTTTAACATCCACCATAGTTTCGTCAGAAAGGATAAATTGCGAGACATAGTCTTTCACCTTTGATGTTTTGTAGGAGTCAGAAAGCTCCAATGTTAACTCAGAATCACTTGAAACATTCATTTAGAAGCAAGTTTggtatacttaaaatttaaaactttcgcAATTCTAACAAGCTCATATAATCATTGTCTACTGAAAATCGTAGAATGTTTAATGGCGAatgatattgtttttagaattctaAATCTGAAACAGGCATTAGCATGTAGCTTACAGGTGTTTGATGAGGTTTCTCACCTTTGGTTACAAGCCTGATAACCAGGAAAAATTTTGATGACCTTCACTTTcttggttaaatttaaaaataatactttgtcctttttttgtttaattgtaaatttttaaactttccttttttttaaataaaaaacaaaccatggtaaaaaaaatgcttgcagttttatgaaaatggttaaaatcataaaaatattcgcttttgtaagaatttaactgttaataaagatttaataacccatttttgcatttttctcgTGACTTGTAAATATAAGTCCAATTTTAATCACACGCAAGTCACTATGCTTAAAGGtgagaaaattgtaaattaaaatagctttaaaattagtttctgatgtatttaaaagtttcctCGAAAATTCCTGGCTATCACGATAAGCTATCCAActtttattattgcattttttctttaaaaatttccaatataGTTAAGTACCTTTTTCTGATTTATAACCTTTGGTGACATTTTCCGGAAATATTTCTAACGTATGCAACCAAGTCTATAATGTACGTGATGTTAGTACCTGCATACTGATTGTATGTGATCGATACTAACGtctatatttctaaatttaatattccgATTTAGCGTTATTGAATCCTGAGATGTTAATGATCATTTTACATtcaggaaataataaaaataatcaaaacgaATCACCACCCTAATAACTTTTGAATGGTTGTTTGTATCTTCATACTCTAAAATGTTATGGCAATATCtcaaagaaatcttttaaattatatctaacTGTAATTGTGGCAGAATATGCTAGAATATTATAGTGTATATGTGGTAGAATATTATGTATATGTGGTAGAATATTATAttgacttttcttttttccgaagaaacataaaattttttgattacatttaatttagtgTCTAAATATAACTCCGgacaataaatttcataaaattctaaaaattaggaGGTCTACAAAGACAAGTGAACATTTGGTATAAAATATGGAATGTTGCCAGTTTTTCGTTTTGGTCAAAACAGATTTAGGTAAAGCATGACTCTGGAATCGTTATGCCTTTAAGTAATTCCTGCGTAAACTTCCGTACTGTGAATTAAACGTGaccctaaatttaaaaataaataaaaagtggtagaaagaTTTTCATAGGCATTCCTTAAGTAAAGCCTACTCGGTGAAGCAAATT includes these proteins:
- the LOC107436868 gene encoding hexokinase HKDC1-like, whose amino-acid sequence is MNVSSDSELTLELSDSYKTSKVKDYVSQFILSDETMVDVKQLLEHEMNYGLKDPNSDMQGTSMEMRVTFFTELFNGFEKGDYVIIFLDKRYLVLALVKISPGFSPETKTQVYPLSENVKKTPYIKIFEYISDCLLEFFTELNLLEETQVVGFCCNLPVVQLGIDDCTICYFTSEASNFPLNCYDIHRCFNIVLRKPKYKNLKFDLAAILSNNTSSFISTAYIHGNIDMLVNFEDDCNILYWEDRKLVEKWRKSESNEGKVLIDCDLKNFGKLGTIDFISTNHDWDIIPEHLNDNYEKHCSMGQLLLPNSVLELIKRILLSLHHDLLYCRTANIESLQSKGVSLTDVINLVNNKNDDQALVLLPGGTVCGTVDDAKIACYVIDIILKRTAQLKSICLAAFMSKFASNDLVVIIKSSLFWQYLEYEADIRNIIQKLLPKKKFQFFRPSNFANYEGAALATSIAVRMDKKELHF